The following coding sequences are from one Rathayibacter sp. SW19 window:
- a CDS encoding helix-turn-helix domain-containing protein, translating to MATAAEYIKLARLRAGLSQTELAASAGVTQSVISSYESGKREPSFPLLERLIRAAGFDLHVDLKPLVVTDLRTRLARNRVELLTALHALGAENVRVFGSIARGDEHEDSDVDLLVDLHGDVGVFAVSRMRGEAERILGAPVDIVPAGGLKPAVAAEALAAAVPL from the coding sequence ATGGCAACTGCAGCTGAGTACATCAAGCTGGCGCGCTTACGCGCTGGCCTCTCGCAAACTGAGCTTGCGGCGAGCGCTGGCGTGACGCAGAGCGTGATTAGCTCATATGAATCGGGCAAGCGCGAGCCTTCGTTTCCCCTCCTTGAGCGACTGATCCGCGCAGCAGGCTTCGATTTGCACGTTGACCTGAAGCCGTTGGTTGTCACCGACTTGCGCACCCGCTTGGCGCGGAATCGCGTCGAACTCCTGACTGCTTTGCATGCCCTCGGAGCTGAGAACGTGCGCGTGTTCGGCAGTATTGCTCGCGGAGACGAGCACGAAGACAGCGACGTCGATCTGTTGGTCGATCTGCACGGCGATGTAGGCGTATTTGCCGTGTCGCGGATGCGAGGCGAAGCGGAGCGCATCCTCGGTGCGCCTGTGGACATAGTTCCCGCAGGCGGACTGAAGCCCGCCGTTGCGGCAGAAGCCCTCGCAGCTGCCGTGCCTCTGTGA
- the pilM gene encoding type IV pilus assembly protein PilM produces MAKTVVGLDIGSTTLRAVEIAGADTAHPVIRRYRQAPTPAGSVTRGEVVEPNTVAHALKQLWAAGKFSTKRVVLGMGNQRVLARDLSVPKAPIERIRESLPFQVQDMLPMPVADALLDFYPISESQGETGPMVNGLLIAAVKEAVAGNVKAAQLAGLFTVEVDLIPFALDRALLTRQHTVGTVALIDIGYATTSVIIATNGVPQFVRIIPTGGGDVTDALATRLDMPIDEAELLKQRLGLAAAVTDVAGEHAAAIIYELTNELLGSLRNTVNYFRNTRPADPVSHIVLTGGGSYLRGLPEALREFCRLSVIPGDPFASVALARNVHPDTLRASKSSLLVALGLALGSAAA; encoded by the coding sequence ATGGCAAAGACAGTCGTCGGTCTCGACATCGGCAGCACCACGCTGCGGGCTGTCGAGATCGCAGGCGCCGACACGGCGCATCCGGTGATCCGACGGTATCGGCAGGCACCGACCCCGGCCGGATCCGTCACCCGCGGCGAAGTCGTCGAACCCAACACCGTCGCACACGCTCTCAAGCAGTTGTGGGCCGCGGGAAAGTTCAGTACCAAGCGAGTCGTGCTCGGCATGGGCAACCAGCGGGTGCTCGCGCGCGACTTGAGCGTTCCTAAGGCGCCGATCGAACGCATCCGTGAGTCCCTTCCGTTCCAGGTGCAGGACATGCTGCCCATGCCCGTGGCGGATGCCCTCCTCGACTTCTACCCGATCTCCGAAAGCCAGGGCGAGACCGGGCCCATGGTCAACGGATTGCTCATCGCCGCCGTCAAAGAGGCGGTCGCCGGCAATGTGAAAGCCGCGCAACTGGCCGGACTGTTCACGGTCGAGGTCGACCTCATCCCGTTCGCCCTGGACCGCGCACTCCTGACCCGCCAGCACACCGTCGGCACGGTCGCACTGATCGACATCGGCTACGCCACCACGAGCGTGATCATCGCGACTAACGGCGTGCCGCAATTCGTGCGCATCATCCCGACAGGCGGCGGTGACGTGACGGATGCTCTCGCCACCCGGCTAGACATGCCCATCGACGAGGCGGAGCTTCTCAAGCAACGCCTCGGACTTGCAGCGGCCGTCACGGATGTCGCGGGCGAACACGCCGCCGCGATCATCTACGAGCTGACGAATGAGCTGCTCGGCAGTCTGCGCAACACCGTCAACTACTTTCGCAACACCCGACCGGCTGACCCGGTCAGCCACATCGTGCTCACAGGCGGCGGCTCGTATCTGCGGGGCTTGCCCGAGGCGCTGCGCGAGTTCTGTCGACTATCGGTCATTCCGGGCGACCCGTTCGCGAGCGTTGCGCTGGCCCGCAACGTGCACCCTGACACACTGCGCGCCAGCAAGTCCTCACTCCTGGTCGCGTTAGGGCTCGCATTGGGGAGCGCGGCAGCATGA
- a CDS encoding type IV pilus modification PilV family protein produces MKRILSTLGAQRERESGFGMIEVVISFFLLTMIALAFIPLLINTIRDTARTTTIATATQLAGQQIEAARAVRSSTGNSPTCADVRDFLAVTPVTVVDPRGVQLQPQWAAASCPASYPGVVTAAVSIMQPGYAIPIATAVTLVFVSSAGG; encoded by the coding sequence GTGAAGCGCATACTGTCGACACTTGGCGCGCAGCGTGAGCGCGAGAGCGGATTCGGCATGATCGAAGTCGTGATCTCATTCTTTCTGCTCACGATGATTGCTCTCGCCTTTATACCTCTCCTGATCAACACGATCAGGGATACAGCCAGGACCACGACGATTGCAACCGCAACCCAGTTGGCGGGCCAACAAATAGAAGCTGCCCGCGCCGTGCGCTCATCGACGGGAAACTCACCGACCTGCGCAGACGTGCGCGACTTTCTGGCGGTGACTCCGGTGACAGTGGTCGATCCTCGCGGTGTGCAATTGCAGCCTCAATGGGCTGCGGCATCTTGCCCTGCGAGTTATCCGGGTGTTGTGACGGCGGCTGTTAGCATCATGCAGCCGGGGTATGCAATCCCAATTGCCACGGCCGTCACGCTTGTTTTCGTTTCTTCGGCAGGCGGCTGA
- a CDS encoding bactofilin family protein has protein sequence MAVSAIVAAVVVSMSMHSIGYTTSTRAAIQAHAAAEAGIDVAAAGIAGSVCAPTYSSATAPAYSVTVSYSTASTTANPLGGAWVSGCPTSTADNWLKLTSVGSAANQGLAGNSSGNTRTVEAVYPYTPTPPTYGIQMSGASLYSSNAFDSTITNFTVNPGNPQPYIQILSGDITCNTPTVIYANIILGNGSVSTKSNCTISGDLYASGSVNVKGEVTGNVYTTGAAGPTISGLVDGSVYSANGATISGRVHGNVVAGPGTAPVNGGGIVDGTVKTAGTVSGLTIHGAAPLQNQTGIVTPVIPSVPPWADYTYSTYAVDGVKWTNPDGTVFANKTLVATDCGNIATIVGALTTPTIVDTRACGNLTTVPSLTLQTDVAVIANGLSIVSPPSVVIKSSSATLRKLWLIVPDADATTPVTGIHVPNCPAGSGGVTIGNNTVVNSLAQGNPVAAMLYSPCPLSNQGFSWNGQLYVASINSNSSATLTSDVLGIPGQNLSTGDPAPGGFPGTGVLGARASMRDIVGG, from the coding sequence ATGGCCGTTTCAGCTATTGTCGCGGCCGTTGTCGTCTCGATGTCTATGCACTCGATCGGCTACACGACCTCTACGCGGGCTGCGATACAGGCTCACGCCGCCGCAGAAGCAGGCATAGACGTTGCCGCAGCCGGAATCGCGGGATCGGTGTGCGCACCAACGTACTCGAGCGCGACGGCACCGGCCTACAGCGTAACGGTGTCCTACTCAACGGCGTCGACAACGGCGAACCCACTTGGAGGAGCCTGGGTGAGCGGGTGCCCGACCTCGACCGCCGACAACTGGCTTAAGCTGACATCCGTCGGTAGCGCCGCGAACCAGGGTCTTGCCGGCAACTCGTCGGGCAACACGCGCACAGTCGAGGCTGTCTACCCGTACACGCCGACGCCACCCACCTACGGCATACAAATGTCAGGAGCTTCGCTCTACTCCTCGAACGCGTTCGACTCGACGATTACGAACTTCACCGTCAATCCGGGTAATCCGCAGCCGTATATTCAGATCCTCAGCGGTGACATCACCTGCAACACGCCTACCGTCATCTACGCCAACATCATTCTCGGAAACGGGAGTGTGTCGACGAAGTCCAACTGCACGATCAGTGGCGACTTGTACGCATCCGGTTCCGTGAACGTCAAAGGCGAAGTCACCGGCAATGTCTACACGACGGGTGCGGCCGGGCCGACCATATCGGGCCTCGTCGACGGCAGTGTCTACAGCGCTAACGGCGCGACGATCAGTGGAAGGGTGCACGGAAACGTCGTCGCCGGGCCCGGAACGGCGCCGGTAAACGGGGGCGGAATCGTCGACGGAACTGTCAAGACAGCAGGCACCGTCTCAGGCCTCACGATCCACGGGGCTGCCCCGCTCCAGAACCAGACCGGCATCGTGACACCCGTGATTCCGTCCGTGCCGCCATGGGCTGACTACACGTACTCGACCTACGCCGTCGACGGGGTCAAATGGACGAACCCCGACGGAACGGTGTTCGCGAATAAGACCCTCGTCGCGACCGACTGCGGCAACATTGCGACCATCGTCGGAGCGCTGACTACGCCAACTATTGTCGACACCCGGGCGTGCGGCAATCTGACAACCGTCCCAAGCTTGACACTTCAAACGGATGTCGCTGTGATCGCGAACGGTTTGAGCATCGTTAGTCCGCCCAGCGTCGTGATCAAGTCGAGCAGCGCTACATTGCGCAAATTGTGGCTCATCGTGCCCGATGCGGATGCTACCACCCCCGTCACGGGTATCCACGTTCCGAACTGCCCCGCAGGCAGCGGAGGCGTCACGATCGGAAACAACACGGTCGTCAATTCACTCGCGCAGGGGAATCCCGTGGCCGCGATGCTTTATTCGCCGTGCCCGCTTTCGAACCAAGGCTTCTCGTGGAACGGCCAGCTGTATGTTGCGTCGATCAACAGCAACTCCAGCGCGACCCTGACATCTGACGTGCTCGGAATACCTGGGCAGAACCTCAGCACGGGAGACCCTGCTCCGGGCGGATTCCCGGGAACCGGTGTGCTCGGGGCGCGGGCCAGCATGCGTGACATTGTCGGTGGTTGA
- a CDS encoding type IV pilus twitching motility protein PilT, whose protein sequence is MSDSTGVGSWPPPIPQAPVPVTDLPFAPPSAPAFVTQPAPAVPVTPTQAAAPAQTAPPTTTALTAPPPRREAMLQPSVAPIDLTEHARTKADPELIEALVQVVRQGASDLHVTAGSPPMLRVDGSLRPADIMEQPWSADRVSEALATLLTPDQQKRFDAALELDLAYSLSPEYRFRINYYVQRGAIGAAFRLIPIEIKQLKELGIPENIGHFASLPRGLVLVTGPTGSGKSTTLAALIDLVNSTRADHIVTVEDPIEFTHTHKMSIVNQREIGEDTHSFSEALKHVLRQDPDVILIGELRDLETISVALTAAETGHLVFATLHTQDAPQSVDRIIDVFPPHQQAQVRTQLAGTLQGIVSQTLVPKASGTGRVVATEILLMTPAISNLIREGKTYQIPTAMQAGRALGMHTMDQHLADLFNVGLITHEAAMSKAHDEDGLKHLMQRSEAPRPDVVRSMSGGPDFGDRFSSTEN, encoded by the coding sequence ATGAGCGATTCGACGGGCGTGGGGTCGTGGCCGCCACCGATTCCGCAGGCGCCAGTTCCCGTAACTGACCTGCCCTTCGCGCCGCCGAGCGCGCCCGCGTTTGTCACTCAGCCGGCGCCGGCGGTGCCCGTGACGCCGACGCAAGCCGCCGCGCCCGCACAGACCGCGCCGCCGACGACAACCGCGCTGACCGCACCGCCTCCGCGCCGCGAGGCGATGCTGCAGCCATCGGTCGCGCCAATCGACCTGACCGAGCACGCGCGCACGAAGGCAGATCCCGAGCTGATCGAGGCGTTGGTTCAGGTGGTGCGGCAGGGCGCATCCGACTTGCATGTCACGGCGGGTTCGCCACCGATGCTTCGGGTCGACGGGTCCCTGCGACCGGCCGACATCATGGAGCAGCCGTGGAGCGCCGACCGCGTCTCCGAAGCGCTCGCGACGCTGCTGACTCCTGATCAGCAGAAACGCTTCGATGCAGCGCTCGAGCTCGATTTGGCATACAGCCTGTCGCCCGAATACCGGTTCCGCATCAACTACTACGTGCAGCGGGGCGCAATCGGTGCGGCGTTCCGCCTCATTCCGATCGAAATCAAGCAGCTCAAAGAGCTGGGCATTCCCGAGAATATTGGCCACTTCGCATCCCTGCCTCGTGGTCTGGTGCTGGTGACGGGCCCGACCGGTTCTGGCAAGTCGACGACACTGGCGGCTCTCATCGACCTGGTGAATTCGACGCGTGCCGATCACATCGTTACGGTCGAGGATCCGATCGAGTTCACCCACACGCACAAGATGTCGATCGTCAACCAGCGTGAGATCGGCGAGGACACCCACTCGTTCTCGGAGGCACTCAAGCACGTGCTGCGGCAAGACCCCGATGTGATCCTGATCGGTGAGCTTCGCGACCTGGAGACGATCTCGGTCGCCCTGACAGCGGCCGAGACCGGCCACCTCGTATTCGCCACACTGCACACGCAGGATGCCCCGCAATCCGTCGACCGCATCATCGACGTCTTTCCGCCGCACCAGCAAGCGCAGGTGCGCACGCAGCTGGCGGGCACGCTGCAGGGCATCGTCAGTCAGACGCTCGTGCCGAAGGCCTCCGGCACCGGACGTGTGGTTGCTACCGAAATTCTGCTGATGACGCCGGCGATCAGTAACCTCATTCGTGAGGGCAAGACCTACCAGATTCCGACGGCGATGCAGGCCGGCCGCGCGCTGGGCATGCACACGATGGACCAGCACTTGGCGGACCTGTTCAACGTGGGCCTGATCACGCACGAGGCTGCGATGAGCAAGGCGCACGACGAGGACGGGCTGAAGCATCTGATGCAACGCAGCGAGGCTCCCCGGCCGGATGTCGTGCGTTCCATGTCGGGCGGGCCGGACTTCGGTGACCGCTTTTCGAGTACGGAGAACTGA
- a CDS encoding type II secretion system F family protein, giving the protein MPTLTYAYKGRTDAGKVVKGKLEGASELVVTGKLRAMGVAPIEITEAPAGTGLHRDIAIPGLTPRVKLKDLALMSRQMATMIGAGLSLLRTLNILAEPTGKKRLHDVMSQVRDDVEFGMSLSDAMAKFSDDFTPLMVNMVRAGETGGFLEKSLETVATNFEKEVKLRGTVKSAMTYPIIVLCMSLAAVAIMLIFIVPIFKTMFATLGGTLPAPTQVLVWVSEQMVWLGPSILVLIIAIWLWWRTNKNTDRVRRVVDPLKFRLPVFGRLFRKIALARFARNFGSMLASGVPILQALRIVGDTSGNWVIEQALVSVAESVRQGESIAGPLANEPVFPDMVVQMIKVGEDAGSMEAMLEKVALFYDQEVEAMTESLTSLIEPLMVAFLGVVVGSMVVALYMPIFTIATLVK; this is encoded by the coding sequence ATGCCCACACTGACGTATGCCTACAAGGGCCGCACCGATGCCGGCAAGGTTGTCAAGGGCAAGCTCGAGGGGGCCAGCGAGCTGGTCGTCACGGGGAAGCTGCGCGCGATGGGCGTCGCGCCGATCGAGATTACTGAGGCGCCCGCCGGCACCGGGTTGCACCGCGACATCGCGATCCCGGGCCTCACGCCTCGTGTCAAGCTGAAAGACCTCGCGCTCATGAGCCGCCAAATGGCGACCATGATCGGGGCTGGGCTGAGCTTGTTGCGCACGCTGAACATCCTCGCTGAGCCAACTGGCAAGAAGCGTCTGCACGACGTGATGAGTCAGGTGCGAGACGATGTCGAGTTCGGCATGTCGCTGTCGGATGCGATGGCGAAATTCTCCGACGACTTCACGCCACTGATGGTCAACATGGTGCGTGCCGGCGAGACCGGCGGGTTCCTCGAGAAGTCGCTGGAGACGGTCGCGACCAACTTTGAAAAGGAAGTCAAGCTTCGCGGCACGGTGAAGTCGGCGATGACCTACCCGATCATTGTGCTGTGCATGTCACTTGCCGCTGTCGCTATCATGCTGATCTTCATCGTGCCGATCTTCAAGACGATGTTCGCAACGCTTGGCGGCACGCTTCCCGCACCGACGCAGGTACTCGTGTGGGTGTCCGAGCAGATGGTGTGGCTCGGGCCGTCGATTCTCGTCCTCATCATTGCGATCTGGCTGTGGTGGCGCACGAACAAGAACACCGATCGAGTGCGACGTGTCGTTGACCCGCTGAAGTTCCGGCTGCCCGTGTTCGGTCGACTGTTCCGCAAGATCGCGCTCGCGCGCTTCGCCCGCAACTTCGGCAGCATGCTTGCCTCCGGCGTTCCGATTCTGCAGGCGCTGCGCATTGTGGGTGACACCAGCGGCAACTGGGTGATCGAGCAGGCGCTCGTGAGCGTGGCCGAGTCCGTGCGGCAAGGCGAGTCGATCGCCGGTCCGCTGGCGAACGAGCCGGTCTTTCCCGACATGGTCGTGCAGATGATCAAAGTCGGCGAAGACGCGGGGTCGATGGAAGCGATGCTGGAGAAGGTCGCGCTGTTCTACGACCAGGAGGTCGAGGCGATGACAGAATCGCTGACCTCGCTGATCGAGCCCCTGATGGTCGCCTTCCTCGGCGTCGTGGTCGGCAGCATGGTCGTGGCCCTCTACATGCCCATCTTCACGATTGCGACCCTGGTCAAGTAG
- a CDS encoding prepilin peptidase produces the protein MSNATVWVAAIVVCGVFGLLIGSFLNVVAYRVPAGVSIVSPPSACPNCGRAIRPWDNVPVLSWLVLRGKCRDCAEPISKRYPLVELGTGVGFVAVTVWWWVEVSRAGVSRRLLAPLAGSSTSVVASVLVLVAFLYLAAISVVLGLIDIDVHKLPNRIVLPSYLVVVVLFTAAAALSGDWGALARVGIGLAALWALYAILAIVYPGGMGFGDVKLAGVLGAYLGWVGWGSLVVGAFSAFLLGGLFAIALLIARRANRKSGIPFGPWMLAGAWVGIFFGESLFNGYLTVIGLV, from the coding sequence ATGAGCAACGCAACAGTGTGGGTAGCAGCAATCGTGGTGTGCGGCGTGTTCGGGCTGCTCATCGGGTCGTTCCTCAACGTCGTCGCCTACCGCGTGCCCGCCGGAGTGTCGATCGTGTCGCCGCCGAGCGCGTGCCCGAATTGTGGAAGGGCCATCAGGCCGTGGGACAACGTGCCTGTGCTGTCGTGGCTGGTGCTAAGAGGGAAGTGCCGGGACTGCGCGGAGCCGATTTCTAAGCGGTATCCGCTCGTGGAGCTTGGGACCGGGGTGGGGTTTGTTGCGGTGACGGTGTGGTGGTGGGTTGAGGTTTCGCGCGCTGGGGTTTCGAGACGCCTGCTCGCTCCGCTCGCGGGCTCCTCAACCAGCGTTGTCGCATCCGTTCTCGTACTTGTTGCGTTTTTGTATTTGGCCGCGATCAGCGTTGTGCTGGGGCTCATCGATATTGATGTGCACAAGTTGCCGAACCGCATCGTGCTGCCCAGCTACCTGGTCGTCGTCGTTTTGTTCACGGCAGCCGCAGCACTCAGCGGCGACTGGGGTGCACTGGCACGGGTCGGCATCGGCCTCGCAGCACTGTGGGCGCTCTATGCGATCCTCGCCATCGTCTACCCGGGCGGCATGGGCTTCGGCGACGTCAAACTCGCCGGCGTGCTCGGCGCCTACCTCGGCTGGGTGGGCTGGGGTTCGCTTGTGGTCGGCGCCTTCTCCGCCTTCCTGCTCGGCGGCCTGTTCGCCATCGCACTGCTGATCGCACGCCGCGCGAACCGCAAAAGCGGCATACCCTTCGGACCCTGGATGCTCGCGGGCGCCTGGGTCGGCATCTTCTTCGGCGAGTCGCTGTTCAACGGCTACCTCACCGTCATTGGCCTGGTTTGA
- a CDS encoding type IV pilin protein has product MYFRLMGKLSARRKAILDGGEKEQGFTLIELLVVVVIIGVLAAIAIPIYIGLQNGAKDSAAKSDLNSVKTAVVAYYAQNPSAPAAPALTAAVLGNFGFVASDGVTGLAYGTTGTPSATAFCIQATSAAGNTFSVTQSGGIATAACP; this is encoded by the coding sequence ATGTATTTCCGACTTATGGGCAAGCTCAGTGCTCGCCGCAAGGCAATTCTCGATGGGGGAGAGAAAGAACAGGGCTTCACCCTGATCGAGCTCCTCGTCGTCGTCGTGATCATCGGCGTTCTCGCCGCGATCGCCATCCCGATCTACATCGGTCTCCAGAACGGCGCGAAAGATTCCGCAGCCAAGTCAGACCTCAACAGCGTAAAGACGGCGGTGGTTGCGTACTACGCACAGAATCCAAGTGCCCCGGCGGCCCCAGCACTGACGGCCGCCGTTCTGGGCAACTTTGGGTTCGTGGCCAGTGATGGCGTCACAGGCCTGGCATATGGGACAACGGGAACCCCGTCAGCTACCGCCTTCTGTATCCAGGCCACTTCAGCTGCTGGAAATACTTTCAGCGTCACCCAAAGTGGTGGCATCGCCACGGCAGCGTGCCCGTAG
- a CDS encoding DUF6121 family protein: MHNFRRYAATVAAFATMFYGALVVAAFGMISLLLDRDVITDPSAGPLVGPVMTVVAVGIVLAVLLNIGLRVREDRQRIALGAALLTGLASYFFFGVAGALLIGIGSGDPIAFLTFLALQLVSPFAIAAGVLAFVVTILYMLILASKVGDKGRPRWPWERYDEDE; encoded by the coding sequence GTGCATAACTTTCGGCGCTACGCAGCGACCGTTGCCGCGTTCGCGACCATGTTTTACGGTGCGCTGGTGGTCGCGGCGTTCGGCATGATCAGCCTGCTGCTGGATCGGGATGTGATCACCGACCCCTCCGCCGGCCCCCTCGTCGGACCGGTGATGACGGTCGTCGCCGTCGGGATCGTGCTCGCGGTATTGCTCAACATCGGGCTTCGCGTGCGTGAAGACCGGCAACGGATCGCCCTCGGCGCCGCGCTGCTCACCGGCCTCGCTTCGTACTTCTTCTTCGGCGTCGCTGGTGCGCTGCTGATCGGGATAGGCAGCGGGGATCCGATTGCCTTCCTCACCTTTCTCGCACTGCAGCTTGTGAGCCCGTTCGCGATCGCGGCCGGAGTGCTGGCATTCGTCGTCACAATCCTTTACATGCTGATTCTCGCGTCGAAAGTCGGCGATAAAGGCCGCCCGCGCTGGCCCTGGGAGCGCTACGACGAAGACGAGTGA